The following are from one region of the candidate division KSB1 bacterium genome:
- the rplC gene encoding 50S ribosomal protein L3, protein MSGIIGRKIGMTRVFDDAGKSVPVTIIVAGPCSVTQIKTEKTDGYDSIQISFLDKKEKNTSKPEMQHFAKAGVKPKKIVKELKGFVDAEKLKLGDNVTVEIFEEGQGVSVTGFSKGKGFQGVVKRHGFKGGPKTHGQSDRLRAPGSIGQSAYPARVFKGMRMAGRMGHRKVTLKNKKIIKIEPEKNILMIKGPVPGPNSGLVLIRK, encoded by the coding sequence ATGTCTGGAATAATCGGTAGAAAAATTGGCATGACGAGGGTGTTTGATGATGCCGGCAAATCGGTTCCTGTTACTATTATTGTGGCTGGGCCGTGTTCGGTGACCCAAATAAAAACCGAAAAAACTGATGGATATGATTCAATTCAAATTAGCTTTCTTGACAAGAAAGAAAAGAATACTTCAAAGCCAGAGATGCAGCATTTTGCTAAAGCGGGGGTTAAGCCTAAAAAGATAGTAAAAGAACTCAAGGGTTTTGTTGATGCTGAGAAATTGAAGTTAGGGGATAACGTTACGGTTGAGATTTTCGAGGAAGGGCAAGGTGTGAGCGTTACCGGGTTTTCGAAAGGCAAGGGTTTTCAAGGCGTTGTAAAGAGGCATGGATTCAAGGGCGGGCCAAAAACCCACGGGCAAAGTGATCGCCTTCGAGCGCCGGGTTCTATTGGCCAATCGGCATATCCGGCTCGTGTTTTTAAGGGGATGCGGATGGCTGGACGAATGGGACATCGTAAAGTGACTTTAAAAAACAAAAAGATTATTAAGATTGAGCCTGAGAAAAATATTCTTATGATTAAGGGTCCTGTGCCCGGCCCCAATAGCGGCTTGGTGCTAATTAGGAAGTG